The genome window CCGGAGCCGCCCGGAACAGGCCTTCCACCTGCGCATCGGCATCAACGCGGGCGAGCCGATCGTCGAGGACGACGACCTGTTCGGCACCGCGGTGCAGCTTGCGGCGCGGGTCTGCGCCGAGGCCGAAGCCGACGGCGTGATGGTCGGCAACGTGGTGCGCGAGTTGGTGGCGGGCAAGGGCTACCCGATGCGCGCGCTGCCGCCCCGGGTGCTCCGCGGCATTGCCGAACCGCAGGTGCTGCACGTCGTCGACTGGGACGCGATCGGCGCTCCGGCGGGTGTCGCAACGCCCACCCAAGCCTCTGACGTTCCAGCCGAATCTCCACAATCCCCAGCCCCTTGACAGGGCCCGAGAGGCAAACCCATATCCTCCCAGAAGCCGGTTGCCGCGTGCGCGGGACCGGCGGACCCGGCGGATGGCGCAGCGTCGCATCCGCAGTTCAGGTAATCGCTCAATGGAGGATGACCATGCGTACCTACGACCTCTCCCCTCTGCATCGCTTCACCGTCGGCTTCGATAACGTCTCGCGCCTGATCGACGCGGTTTCCCGCCTCGACGACAGCGCGATGTCGTATCCGCCGTACAACATCGAGCGCTTCGGCGAGGACCGTTACCGCATTTCGATGGCGGTCGCCGGGTTCACCGAATCCGATCTCGACATCATGCTCAAGGACAACACGCTGACGATCTCCGGCCGCAAGGGCGAGGAGGAGGACTCCTCCACCTACCTGCACCGGGGCATCGCGTCGCGGGCCTTCGAGCGTCGTTTCGAGCTCGCCGCGCACATCAAGGTGAAGGGCGCGGCCCTCGAGAACGGTCTGCTCCACGTCGACCTCGAACGCGAGGTGCCGGAGGAGCTGAAGCCGCGCAAGATCGAGATCGCCGCCGATGCGGGCAAGAAGGCGATCGACGGCCCGAAGGCCGCCTGACTTTCGCCGAAAACCGGGGCGCGACCGCGAGGCCGCGCCCCTTTGTCATGCCCGGCCGAGAAGGTCGGTACCGTAGGAATTGTCGACCACGCACAGCCAGGCGTCCTCCGGGGTGTGGCGGAAGACGTAGGTGGCGCGGCGCGTCGTCGAGCGCGGTTCGCCCTCGGGGCTGACGGTGTCCAGGATGGTCTCCATCACCACCAACGCGGTGTCGCCGCTTTCCACCACCTGCATCTCCCCCTGCGAGACCGCAAGGCGATGGTCGAACTTTTCCGCAACCCCGATGAACGCCTTGAGAATCTGCGCCTTGCCGGTGGCGAGCAGGCCCGGTGCGACCACCAGGGTGGCGTCGTCGGCGTAAAAGTCCATCAGGGCGTCGAAGTCCTCGGCGCCGATCGCGCGATCGGCGGCGGCGATGACCTCTTTCAACGGGTGCGATGACATGTTTCGTCTCCATCTGCACCGGAGACGGGAAACGAAAAACCCGCCTCGCGGCGGGTATCGTGTCGTGTCGGGAAATGGACGCGCGCTAACCCACCGGCTGTTGGCCGATAAGAATAAGCGACAGTACGAGGGCGAGCTTGCGATCCATGGCGGCGAGCATGCCACGCGTCCGGGCCGCGCGCAAGCGTCTCACGCGCCCGCGCCGGTCCAGGCCCCGTCGACGAGATATTTCGCGAACACCGCGCGCGACTGTTCGGGCATCGGCGCGGACCGGAAACTCTCGCGGTCGATGAACACATGGACCCAGTAGCCGAGCGCCGACGGCGCCTCCTCGTCCTTGCGGAACAGCGCGAAGCCGAAGCGCACGCTCGACTTGCCGAGGCGCTCGACGCGCATCCGCACTTCCACCGCGTGGAGCGGATAGTTGAGCGGCTTGACGAACCGGCACATGTTTTCGGCGGCGAACGCGGTGACGGTCGACGCGTGCGGGAAGACGTCGTGCGAGCGGAAGAACTCCACCACCACGCACTCGAAAAAGCGCATGTACTGCACGTTGTTGACGTGGCCCATCATGTCGAAGTCTGACCAGCGCAGCACGATCTGGGTCGAAAACGGATAGGCCTCGCGGCGTTCGGCGATCTTCGCCTGGGCGTTGGTGTTCTCGGCGCCGCCGTGGGCGGCGAGCGGGATCACCGGGTTTCCGGCCTGATGCGCGGTCATGCGTCCGCCCTCCGGCCGTCGAAGCTGAACAGCGCATCCGCGCCGCCGCGCACCGCCCGTTTCGCCGCGATCGCGGCGCGGGCGCGGGCGATCTCGCCCTCCATCCGGCCGATCGCGGCTTCGAGTTCGGCCACCGAAAGGGACGAAAGGTCGAGCGGCAGAGCCTCTACCGGCCGCCGGGGCTTGTCATCGTCGTCGTCCATGTCGTATTCCCTAAGATGTGAAATTCGTTCGACAATCGTAGCGAAGGGGGTTTCGCCGCGCCAGCAGCGCCGCCAAATTAGGTGGTGCCGATTTTTCCAATTTCTCCAGGAGAGACTTGCATGCCTGCCCTGCCCGAAACCGTCACCTGCATCGAAATCAAGGCTTTCGGCGGCCCCGAGGGCCTGGTGCCGACGACCCGGCCGATGCCCGAGCCGGGTGCGGGCGAGGTGCTGATCCAGGTTGCGGCGGCGGGCGTCAACCGGCCGGACGTGGTTCAGCGCCAGGGCAACTACGCGCCGCCGCCCGGCGCCACCGACATTCCCGGCCTCGAGGTCGCGGGCGAAATCGTCAAACTCGGCCCGGGCGTGGACGAAGCGTGCCTCGGCCAGCGGGTGTGCGCGCTGCTCACCGGCGGCGGCTACGCCGACTACGCCGTCGCCAAGGCCGCGCTGTGCCTCCCCTTCCCCAAGGATTTCGACGCCCTGCACGCCGCGGCGATCCCCGAAACCTTCTTCACCGTCTGGCACAACGTCTTCGAGCGCGGCGCGCTCAAGGCGGGCGAGACCTTCCTGATTCACGGCGGCACCGGCGGCATCGGCTCGACCGCGATCCAACTCGCGAAAGCGATGGGCGCGCGGGTCTTCGCCACCGCGGGCAGTGCCGAAAAGGCCGCTGCGTGCGAGAAGCTGGGCGCCGAGCGCGGCATCAACTATCGCGAGGAGGACTACGTCGAGGTGGTCAAGGATCTGACCGGCGGCAAGGGCGTCAACGTCATCCTCGACGTCGTCGGCGGCGACTACCTCAACCGCGACGTCAAGGCGATGGCCCCCTCCGGCCGACACGTCTCGATCGCCTTCCAGAAAGGCGCGAAGGTGGAGTTCAACTTCATGCCGCTGATGCTGAAACGCCTCACCTTCACCGGCTCGGTGCTGCGCTCGCAGCCCACCGAGGAAAAGGCGCGGATCGCCGCGGGCCTGAAGGCGCAGGTCTGGCCGCTGCTCGACGACGGCACGCTGAAGCCGTTGGTCTACAAGACTTTTCCCTTGGCCGAGGCGGCCGCCGCGCATCAACTGATGGAATCTTCCCAGCATATCGGTAAAATCATGCTGGTTCCCTGAAACGGAACCAGCCGAGACCGCTCAGGTCCCGGCCCCGCCGCGCGCAACCGCCGCAGCGGCGGCCGCGGGCTCGACCGCTCAGAACAAAAACAAAGAGGAATGCCATGGCTCTGCCCTTGATGCCGAAAGCCACCGCCGTCTGGCTGGTCGACAACACCGCCCTGAGCTTCCGGCAGATCGCCGAGTTCTGCGGCATGCACGAACTCGAGATCCAGGCGATCGCCGACGGCAACGTGCAAAGCAGCATCGTCGGCCAGGACCCGATCGTCGCCGGACAACTCACCCGCGAGGAACTCGCCCGCTGCGAAGCGGACCCCACCGCCAAGCTCAAGGCGCGCATCACCGATATTCCGACGCCGCAGTCGCGCGCCAAGGGGGCGCGCTACACTCCGGTGTCGAAGCGCCAGGACCGCCCGGACGCGATCTCGTGGCTGCTCAAGCACCATCCGGAGCTCTCGGACGCGCAGATCGTCGCGCTGATCGGCACCACCAAGTCGACGATCGCCGCGGTGCGCGACAAGACCCACTGGAACGCCACCAACATCAAAGCGCGCAACCCGGTGACGCTCGGCCTGTGCTCCGAAGCCGACCTCGAAAAGGCGGTGGTGATCGCGCACGGCCGTTCCGGCGGCAGCGCGCCCGTCGAGCCGACGGAGTAACGGCGATGGCCGGGCCGTCGATCGCATTCCTGGTCTTCGACGGGCTGACGCCGCTCGATTTCGTCGGTCCGTTCGAGGTTCTGTGCCGCCTGCCCGGCGTCGCCACCCGCATTGTGTCCCCCTCGGGCGGCGACGTCGCCGCCGCCGGAGGACGCCTGCGCATCGGCGCCGACGCCGCGATCGCCGAGGTCGAGGCCGCCGACGTGCTGGTCGTACCCGGCGGGCCGGGTGCGCGCGCCTTGATGACCGACGCCGCGGTTACCGCGTGGGTGGCGAAGATCGCCGCCACCGCGCGCTTCACCGCCTCGGTCTGCACCGGAGCCCTGATCCTCGGCGGTGCGGGACTGCTGCACGGCCGCGAGGCCGCGACCCATTGGGCGGCTCGGCCGCTGCTGGCGCAGTTCGGTGCGGTGCCTGTGGCGCAGCGCATCGTCGATCACGGCACGCTGTTCACCGCCGCCGGGGTCTCGGCGGGGATCGACCTGGCGCTGCTGCTCGCCGCGCGGATTGCCGGAGAGGATGTCGCGCGGGCGATCCAGCTCCGCATCGAGTACGATCCGCAGCCGCCGTTCGATAGCGGCTCGGCGGAAACCGCGGACCCGCGGATCCGCGACCTCAGCATGACGGTGGGGTGAAAAAGCGAACGGCGCGCCCTGCGGCGCGCCGTTTGTCGTCTTGCGGGGATACCGTCAGGCCTACGACCTGACCGCGCGCGTGATTTCATCCTTGAGCAAAAGCTTCTGCTTCTTGAGGGTATGGATCGTATCCTCATCGGGTTGGGGCCGGAGGGTCTCCTGATGGATCGCGGCGTCCAACGCCTCGTGCTTTTCCTTCAGGGCTTCGATATGCGCGACAGAATTCATAGGGTACCTCCGTGAGCACTTCCTAAGCCGTCTTTTTAGTGTAAGACTTCGGCAGGCCGCGGGCCACCCCCGGAACGTCACGATTTCGTAAATTTCGCCCTTGACCCTGAGGATTTCCGCCACTTTCAAGGAGTAGGTCGCATGGCTCCCGCGCTCATCGTCGGCATTACCGGAGCCTCCGGCGCGATCTGGGGACTCCGCATGCTCGACGCCCTCGCCGAACTCGGCGTCGAGCGCCATCTGATCGTCAGCCGCGCCGCCGAAATCACCCTCGCGCACGAGACCGACCTCAAGCTGCGCGATCTCCACGCGCGCGCGAGCGTGGTCTACCGTCACGACGATATCGCCGCCGCACCCGCTTCCGGCTCGTTCCCGACGCTCGGCATGGTGATCGCGCCGTGTTCGGTCAGCACGCTCTCCGAAATCGCCGCCGGCATCACCGAAAACCTGCTTACCCGCGCGGCCGACGTGACCCTCAAGGAACGACGCCGTCTGGTGCTGATGGTGCGCGAAACGCCGCTGCACCTCGGCCATATCCGCGCGATGGCGGCGGTGACCGAAATCGGCGCGATCGTCGCGCCGCCGGTGCCCGCGTTCTATCACCGGCCGCAGTCGATCGACGACATCGTCGACCACGGCGTCGGCCGCGTCCTCGACCTCTTCGGCCTCGATACCGGCCGCCTCAAGCGCTGGGGCCGGGACGTCGGCCCGCGCGTTCGTTCCAGCGAGCCCACGGAGGAGACATGACCCTTTCGTCCGCCGTCATCGACGACCTCAGCCGCGCGGAGCCCCTCACGCCGCTCGGCACCGCCTGGCGGCTGTTCACCGACCGCGTCATGGGCGGCGTGTCGAACGGCACGATGGCGCGGGACAACGTCGCCGGGCGCGTCGGTATCCGCATGCGCGGCGACGTCAGCCTCGAAAACAACGGCGGCTTCGTGCAGGTCGCGCTCGACCTTGCGCCGCAGGGGAAGACGGTCGATCTTTCGGCTTGGGAAGGGATCGAGATCGACGTCTTCGGCAACGGCGAGACCTACGAAGTCCGCCTGCGGACCGACGCGCTTGCGGAAAGCTGGCAGTCCTACCGCCAGAGCTTTTCCGCGCCGCCGGAGTGGCGGACGGCGCGCCTGCCGTTCGCCGGGTTCGCCCCGCATCGCACCGAGATTCCGCTCGACCTCGCGCGCGTCCGCCGCCTCGGCGTCGTTGCGATCGGCCGCGCGTTCACCGCCGACCTCACGATCGGCGGCGTGCGGCTGTATTAGGTCCGGAAGCGTCTAACGTGGCCCGATCATCCCGGGACGCGGCAGAGAAGCATCGTCCACGGTATCGGCAAGCGCACGGAAACGATCTGGAGATGGCGCGACACCATCTCCATGAACCCTCGATGCGACCAATGCTGGACATGTCCCGGCGTGTTGCCGAGGTCGCCGAGGTACTTCCCGCGCGCCATGTTCATGATCCGCCACAACGGTTCCCGCGGAACGCTCAGGATCACCCAACCTTTCGCGACCTCCCGGAGAACGCGCAGCGCGTCCTCCGGGCGTTCGAGGTGTTCGAGCACTTCGCAGCACACCAGCAGGTCGGCGCCGTCCTCGCCTTTGAGATCGTAGATACTGCGCACCGTGAAGATATCGGGAGGAACGCCGCCTTCCGCGGCGTTCGCCCGGGCGATGCCCACGACCTTTTCGGAAAAGTCGCTGCCCCGCGCCGCGATCCCTTGCCGATACCACCGTGCGGTCCAATAGCCTTCGCCGCAGCCGATCTCATGGAGCGTCGCGGGCGCCGCCTCGGCGACCAACTCGTTTAAGGTCCGGCTGAATCCCCCGAGAAGCGCCCGCACGACCGGATTCCGCGAGCCGTATTTGTCGAACACGTTGCCCACGACCACGCCGTCTTCACTCAATCCCCGCGCAATCCGCATACCATCCAACCTTTCTCTCGGAAACGGCCTCACTCGCGCCCCAAGCAGCGAGCGTCGAGAACGATCAAACTCTTCCCGGCGAAACTCGTGCACTCGGCCGCCCGAGCGGCCAGTACCGGAGGCCGCGCGGCCATCCGTTCGACCGCCGCATGCGCTTCCTCCGGAATCGTGCGCCCGTAGTATTTCGGCAAAACCCGCTCCTCCAGAAACGCGCGATCGACGACGAAGACATCCAGCCCGTAGCGATCGAGAATTGCCCGCATCTCTTCCGCGTCGGCGGTCGATGCGACGGTCAGCATGTCGATCAGCCGCCGTTCGACCTCGCGAAAATACCCGAGATGATAGGGAATCGCGTGCTCCGGACTGGCGAGAATCGAGCGCCCCAGCAGCGACGGCACGAATGCCAATTCGTCGGAAACGCCGCCGATCCGCGTTTCCGGGGCGGTCTGGGCCAACCACGCCATCGCGGGAGGATCTTGCGGATGTTCGGCCGCCTTGGGCCAGCCGAACGTGACTACCGCAACCGCAATCATCGCAATGCCGCCCGCCTTCAGACAGAGCGGGCACCGGCTCCGGAGCCATGGCGCCCCCCAGACCGCGAACGCCTGAACGAGCGCCAGCATTTCGACGAACCGAATGGGTCTCTGGCTGTAGCGGCTGGGCAGGTGCAACTTGAACGCCAGCACCGCCGCGATCGTGAACCACACGACGGCCGCCAGCAGAACCCCGCCGTAGAGCAGAACCTCGCGCCGATCCGCCGACCGGCCTTTGCGGAGCGCGCGCACCAGAAGCGCCAGAACCGGCACCAGCATCGCGATGCTGATCAGCGTCGCGGCGTCGAACGGCCGCTTGCAACTGAAGATCGAAGGCAGGAACCCGATACGCCCCCCGCACAGCCACCCGATCTCGCCGGTGTGGAGGACGATGCGCGAACGCCCGTCGTTCGACATGAAGTTCGCCATCCCGCGCGCCTCGTCGAGCGTGAGGGTCGGCTGCCACGGATGCGACGCGGAAACGAACGGGAACACCACGGCGACCGCCACCCCGACCGCCGCGAAGACGAGAACCAGCGAGCGCGGAGACAGATCCAATCCCGGTCGCGGCGACATCCGAATCCGCGAAAGCATCAGCAACGACAACGCCGTGACGGCGACGGGCGGATAGAGCGCCGCCATCAAGCCGATCGCCACGACCATCACCGGCGCGCGATCCCGCACCAGCGCGCCGAGAAACAGCAGGAACAGCGGATCCGCGAAGACCCGCGGCGCGGGTGTCGAAACGGGGGTGCGGAGATGCAGCGACATCGTCATCAGGACGACGGCGAAAAACGCCATCGCCGGCCGATCGAGCACGCCCCGCGCCAGCCACCAGGCGGCGAGGATCGTCAGCGGAATCACCACGCACGGCAGCAGTTGCGCCAGCACCATCGGGGCGAGCCCGAGCGCCGCGGCCGCTTCGAACATCGCGCGATAGAGAGGCGGCGAAACCGACCACCAGTAGTCCGCCAGCAGATCGTCCTGCAACAGCGCGGGATCGCGCAGGCGCGGCAGCCAGGTCAGAAACTGCCGGGCATCGTCTTCGATCGCCAGAGGATCGAGTTCCAAGCTCCCGGGCACCGTCATGGCGCGCAGGTAAACCACCACCGCCAGCCCCGCCAGCGCCACCAGCAACGCGAACCAACGCCGCTCCGAGCAATTTGTCCCGACGTACATCTTCATATGTCTCTTTCGATCTTTCCCGGCCAGTAATCGCGCAGGAACGGCAGTCCCGCGACGGCGGGGATGACGTAGCGCATCGTCGCCAGCATGCCGAGCACCGCCCCTTGGGAGGGTGCCAACCACGGCGCGTAGAACACCACGATCGCGGCGTCGCGCGTGCCTACCCCGGCGATCGTCAGCGGCAGCAGACCCGCGAGAATCGCGAGCGTCGCGAACGCCATGTTGTCGACGAACGGGACGCCGACGTCGAGCGCCCGGGCGAACAGCCAGAACTGCGCGAGATGCGCACCCCACAGCGCCACCGACACCCCGAGGATTCCGAGAGCCCGTCCGGGCCGCGCCCAGAAACGCGACACCGTCGCCTCCCAGGAGTCGAGGAAGGCCGCAACGGCGTGTCCCACCCGGCCCGGCAGCAGGCCGGAGATGCGCACCAGTAGCCGACGCGCCGCCGCCACCGGCAGAATCAGCAGCAGCAGCATTCCGAGAAGCCCGACGACGGCCAGCGCCGCCAGCAGCACCCACGGCTGATCGATCCCCACCCAGAACAGCGCCCCCGCGCCCCAGACCAGGAGCGACGCGAAATCGAGCACCTTTTCCACCCCGACCAGCGCCAGCGCATGTCGGGTGGAAAACCCGTGACGCCGGATCAACACCCACGACTTGGCGATGTCTCCCATCTTCGAGGGCATGACCAGGTTGAGGGTGGAGGCCGAAAGCACCAGCCGGATCGCGGTACCGACGCCGACCGCGCCGTCGGCGAGACGGCCGAAGCGCCACGCGGTCACGAGCGTGAGCGGCACCACCATCGCCAGCCCCGAAGCGAGCCATACCGGGTCGGCGTCTCGGGCCGCGGCGGCGATCGCCCGGACGTCGACGCGCCACCACAGCACGGCAACGATCCCGAAGCTGACGCAAAGGCCGACGAGGCGCTTCATCATTGCGGCCGTCCGTCCGGCGTCCAATCCACCACCAGGGGATCGCCGTCGCCCAGATTGTCGAGGCGATCGCTGAGATCCTGCCACGGCTGCAACTGCGACGGCTGCCAGACCCGCGCCATCACCGTCGTCACCGAGGTCTGGAACCCGCCGATGCCGACCGCGGCGACGTTGCCCCAACCGTTTTCGGCCACCACGGTATCCCGCAGCCGCCAAGCGCCGTCCCGCCACGTCAGCTCGCGTTCGAACCGGAACGGCGCGTCCTTGCGTCCGGTCACGAGAATGCGTTGCAGCAGCGCCCGGATCAGGTCGGGGAAGAACCGCCCGCCGCTCAGCATCACCATCCGCAGGACCGCCGATTTGAACGGGGTCAGGCGCGCGGTCTTGCTCCACGCCATGCGCCCGCGGACGACGATGCGGTCGGCCTCCAGCTCGGCCTCCTGCGCCCCTTCGAGATGCGTGACGGCGACGCGGCCGTCGCGGGTACGCAGGGTCGGCCCGGTATCCGAGCGCACCAGGCGGTCGTTCCGGAACAGCTTGAAGGCACCGCCGCGCGACCACCCCAGAAACAGCGCCCAGCCTTCGCGACGGTCGACCAACAGACGCGCTTCCGGATATGCGGTCCGGCCTTCGACGGGGGTTTCCGGCGCGGCGAAACGCGCCTCCCGCCAGTCCTCCCACGCAAGCAATCGACTCCACATGTGATGGCCGAAGATAT of uncultured Alphaproteobacteria bacterium contains these proteins:
- the ibpA gene encoding heat shock chaperone (Evidence 2a : Function of homologous gene experimentally demonstrated in an other organism; PubMedId : 12055295, 1356969, 20179655; Product type f : factor), translating into MRTYDLSPLHRFTVGFDNVSRLIDAVSRLDDSAMSYPPYNIERFGEDRYRISMAVAGFTESDLDIMLKDNTLTISGRKGEEEDSSTYLHRGIASRAFERRFELAAHIKVKGAALENGLLHVDLEREVPEELKPRKIEIAADAGKKAIDGPKAA
- a CDS encoding conserved hypothetical protein (Evidence 4 : Homologs of previously reported genes of unknown function) is translated as MSSHPLKEVIAAADRAIGAEDFDALMDFYADDATLVVAPGLLATGKAQILKAFIGVAEKFDHRLAVSQGEMQVVESGDTALVVMETILDTVSPEGEPRSTTRRATYVFRHTPEDAWLCVVDNSYGTDLLGRA
- a CDS encoding Thioesterase superfamily (modular protein) — encoded protein: MTAHQAGNPVIPLAAHGGAENTNAQAKIAERREAYPFSTQIVLRWSDFDMMGHVNNVQYMRFFECVVVEFFRSHDVFPHASTVTAFAAENMCRFVKPLNYPLHAVEVRMRVERLGKSSVRFGFALFRKDEEAPSALGYWVHVFIDRESFRSAPMPEQSRAVFAKYLVDGAWTGAGA
- a CDS encoding conserved hypothetical protein (Evidence 4 : Homologs of previously reported genes of unknown function); translated protein: MDDDDDKPRRPVEALPLDLSSLSVAELEAAIGRMEGEIARARAAIAAKRAVRGGADALFSFDGRRADA
- the TP53I gene encoding Quinone oxidoreductase PIG3; the protein is MPALPETVTCIEIKAFGGPEGLVPTTRPMPEPGAGEVLIQVAAAGVNRPDVVQRQGNYAPPPGATDIPGLEVAGEIVKLGPGVDEACLGQRVCALLTGGGYADYAVAKAALCLPFPKDFDALHAAAIPETFFTVWHNVFERGALKAGETFLIHGGTGGIGSTAIQLAKAMGARVFATAGSAEKAAACEKLGAERGINYREEDYVEVVKDLTGGKGVNVILDVVGGDYLNRDVKAMAPSGRHVSIAFQKGAKVEFNFMPLMLKRLTFTGSVLRSQPTEEKARIAAGLKAQVWPLLDDGTLKPLVYKTFPLAEAAAAHQLMESSQHIGKIMLVP
- a CDS encoding conserved hypothetical protein (Evidence 4 : Homologs of previously reported genes of unknown function) encodes the protein MALPLMPKATAVWLVDNTALSFRQIAEFCGMHELEIQAIADGNVQSSIVGQDPIVAGQLTREELARCEADPTAKLKARITDIPTPQSRAKGARYTPVSKRQDRPDAISWLLKHHPELSDAQIVALIGTTKSTIAAVRDKTHWNATNIKARNPVTLGLCSEADLEKAVVIAHGRSGGSAPVEPTE
- the inhA gene encoding Isonitrile hydratase, with the protein product MAGPSIAFLVFDGLTPLDFVGPFEVLCRLPGVATRIVSPSGGDVAAAGGRLRIGADAAIAEVEAADVLVVPGGPGARALMTDAAVTAWVAKIAATARFTASVCTGALILGGAGLLHGREAATHWAARPLLAQFGAVPVAQRIVDHGTLFTAAGVSAGIDLALLLAARIAGEDVARAIQLRIEYDPQPPFDSGSAETADPRIRDLSMTVG
- a CDS encoding conserved hypothetical protein (Evidence 4 : Homologs of previously reported genes of unknown function), whose translation is MNSVAHIEALKEKHEALDAAIHQETLRPQPDEDTIHTLKKQKLLLKDEITRAVRS
- the ubiX gene encoding 3-octaprenyl-4-hydroxybenzoate carboxy-lyase (Evidence 2a : Function of homologous gene experimentally demonstrated in an other organism; PubMedId : 12799002, 3040734; Product type e : enzyme), which gives rise to MAPALIVGITGASGAIWGLRMLDALAELGVERHLIVSRAAEITLAHETDLKLRDLHARASVVYRHDDIAAAPASGSFPTLGMVIAPCSVSTLSEIAAGITENLLTRAADVTLKERRRLVLMVRETPLHLGHIRAMAAVTEIGAIVAPPVPAFYHRPQSIDDIVDHGVGRVLDLFGLDTGRLKRWGRDVGPRVRSSEPTEET
- a CDS encoding conserved hypothetical protein (Evidence 4 : Homologs of previously reported genes of unknown function), translating into MTLSSAVIDDLSRAEPLTPLGTAWRLFTDRVMGGVSNGTMARDNVAGRVGIRMRGDVSLENNGGFVQVALDLAPQGKTVDLSAWEGIEIDVFGNGETYEVRLRTDALAESWQSYRQSFSAPPEWRTARLPFAGFAPHRTEIPLDLARVRRLGVVAIGRAFTADLTIGGVRLY
- a CDS encoding Methyltransferase type 11, producing MRIARGLSEDGVVVGNVFDKYGSRNPVVRALLGGFSRTLNELVAEAAPATLHEIGCGEGYWTARWYRQGIAARGSDFSEKVVGIARANAAEGGVPPDIFTVRSIYDLKGEDGADLLVCCEVLEHLERPEDALRVLREVAKGWVILSVPREPLWRIMNMARGKYLGDLGNTPGHVQHWSHRGFMEMVSRHLQIVSVRLPIPWTMLLCRVPG
- a CDS encoding membrane hypothetical protein (Evidence 5 : No homology to any previously reported sequences), with amino-acid sequence MKMYVGTNCSERRWFALLVALAGLAVVVYLRAMTVPGSLELDPLAIEDDARQFLTWLPRLRDPALLQDDLLADYWWSVSPPLYRAMFEAAAALGLAPMVLAQLLPCVVIPLTILAAWWLARGVLDRPAMAFFAVVLMTMSLHLRTPVSTPAPRVFADPLFLLFLGALVRDRAPVMVVAIGLMAALYPPVAVTALSLLMLSRIRMSPRPGLDLSPRSLVLVFAAVGVAVAVVFPFVSASHPWQPTLTLDEARGMANFMSNDGRSRIVLHTGEIGWLCGGRIGFLPSIFSCKRPFDAATLISIAMLVPVLALLVRALRKGRSADRREVLLYGGVLLAAVVWFTIAAVLAFKLHLPSRYSQRPIRFVEMLALVQAFAVWGAPWLRSRCPLCLKAGGIAMIAVAVVTFGWPKAAEHPQDPPAMAWLAQTAPETRIGGVSDELAFVPSLLGRSILASPEHAIPYHLGYFREVERRLIDMLTVASTADAEEMRAILDRYGLDVFVVDRAFLEERVLPKYYGRTIPEEAHAAVERMAARPPVLAARAAECTSFAGKSLIVLDARCLGRE
- a CDS encoding conserved membrane hypothetical protein (Evidence 4 : Homologs of previously reported genes of unknown function) — translated: MMKRLVGLCVSFGIVAVLWWRVDVRAIAAAARDADPVWLASGLAMVVPLTLVTAWRFGRLADGAVGVGTAIRLVLSASTLNLVMPSKMGDIAKSWVLIRRHGFSTRHALALVGVEKVLDFASLLVWGAGALFWVGIDQPWVLLAALAVVGLLGMLLLLILPVAAARRLLVRISGLLPGRVGHAVAAFLDSWEATVSRFWARPGRALGILGVSVALWGAHLAQFWLFARALDVGVPFVDNMAFATLAILAGLLPLTIAGVGTRDAAIVVFYAPWLAPSQGAVLGMLATMRYVIPAVAGLPFLRDYWPGKIERDI